The Drosophila mauritiana strain mau12 chromosome 2R, ASM438214v1, whole genome shotgun sequence genome has a segment encoding these proteins:
- the LOC117138341 gene encoding uncharacterized protein LOC117138341 — translation MLEFKNIKCESVDKEFSEFEYCYLKSVNRTYKYISAKVKLLQLPVTNAKVNGALYQRLNGYKPFLYNITVDCCKFIKNQKYSPIASFFFDTFKGFSNINHSCPFNHDIILDKLTAESVYHRFTNILPFPEGDYMLQLNWFTSGINRVIFKVFMSLKN, via the exons ATGCTTGAGTTTAAAAACATAAAGTGCGAGTCTGTGGATAAGGAATTTTCCGAGTTTGAATACTGCTATCTAAAGTCTGTGAACAGGACATACAAGTATATTTCGGCTAAAGTAAAATTGCTACAATTGCCAGTAACCAATGCTAAG GTTAATGGAGCACTGTACCAACGACTCAATGGATACAAGCCCTTTCTGTACAACATAACGGTGGATTGTTGCAAGTTCATCAAGAATCAGAAGTACAGTCCCATTGCTAGCTTCTTTTTCGACACCTTCAAAGGATTTTCGAACATAAATCATTCCTGTCCCTTCAAT cATGACATAATACTGGATAAACTAACTGCAGAATCGGTATATCACCGTTTTACTAATATTCTACCATTTCCCGAAGGAGACTATATGCTTCAATTAAACTGGTTTACATCTGGCATCAATCGAGTcatatttaaagtttttatgtCACTCAAAAATTGA